The Eublepharis macularius isolate TG4126 chromosome 11, MPM_Emac_v1.0, whole genome shotgun sequence genome includes a region encoding these proteins:
- the CFAP141 gene encoding cilia- and flagella-associated protein 141 — protein MAPTKDKKEKFSHAVTQEQLLKEEQMIEKIGDFTKLVRSWERGQAAGLQLAKIEDIGFAKMRQRQQAEMKEELYQANKQLMMVRREALRHLLSVEHLQYQLELNHLGKSFYAERM, from the exons ATGGCACCCACCAAGGATAAGAAAGAGAAATTCAGCCATGCCGTCACACAGGAGCAGTTACTGAAAGAGGAGCAG ATGATAGAGAAAATTGGAGATTTTACTAAACTAGTCCGTAG CTGGGAACGTGGCCAAGCAGCGGGTCTGCAGCTGGCAAAAATAGAGGACATTGGTTTTGCAAAGATGAggcagaggcagcaggcagaaatGAAAGAAGAGCTGTACCAGGCTAATAAACAGCTGATGATG GTTCGACGAGAAGCCTTGCGTCACCTCCTAAGTGTTGAGCATCTGCAGTACCAGCTGGAGTTGAACCACTTGGGCAAGTCCTTCTATGCAGAGCGGATGTGA